One segment of Equus asinus isolate D_3611 breed Donkey chromosome 18, EquAss-T2T_v2, whole genome shotgun sequence DNA contains the following:
- the LOC106842969 gene encoding keratin-associated protein 10-12-like, which yields MAASTLSVCSSDLSYGSRVCQPGAWDSCPDSSWRVDDGPESCCEPPCCAPSCCAPAPCLSLICTPASCVCSPCQSACSSSCTPSCCQQSSCQPSCCTSSPCQQACCVPVCCTPVCCKPVCCVPVCSGASPCSDSSCCQQSSCQASCCASSSCQQACCEPVCSTSVCCNPVCCEPVCCTPVCCNPVCCVPVCSGASPCSDSSCCQQSSCQPSCCTSSSCQQACCVPVSCTPVCSKATPCPAPSCCQPSPCPPSCCRPSSCVSLICRPVCRPACCVPVSSCCRPASCQPSCCRPASCVSLLCRPTCRPSSCVSLLCRPTCSRVARCSPASAQKSCC from the coding sequence ATGGCCGCCTCCACCCTGTCCGTCTGCTCCAGCGACCTCAGCTATGGCAGCCGGGTCTGCCAGCCCGGTGCCTGGGACTCCTGCCCCGACTCCTCCTGGCGGGTGGACGATGGCCCAGAGAGCTGCTGCGAGCCTCCCTGCTGTGCCCCCAGCTGCTgcgccccagccccctgcctgaGCCTCATCTGCACCCCTGCCAGCTGTGTGTGCAGCCCCTGCCAGTCAGCCTGCAGCAGCTCCTGCACGCCCTCGTGCTGCCAGCAGTCTAGCTGCCAGCCGTCCTGCTgcacctcctccccctgccagcagGCCTGCTGCGTGCCCGTCTGCTGCACCCCCGTCTGCTGCAAGCCCGTGTGCTGTGTGCCCGTCTGCTCTGGGGCCTCCCCCTGCTCAGACTCCTCATGTTGCCAGCAGTCTAGCTGCCAGGCCTCCTGCTgcgcctcctcctcctgccagcaGGCCTGCTGTGAGCCCGTCTGCAGCACCTCCGTCTGCTGTAACCCCGTGTGCTGTGAGCCCGTCTGCTGCACCCCTGTCTGCTGTAACCCCGTGTGCTGTGTGCCCGTCTGCTCTGGGGCTTCCCCCTGCTCAGACTCCTCATGCTGCCAGCAGTCTAGCTGCCAGCCCTCCTGCtgcacctcctcctcctgccagcaGGCCTGCTGCGTGCCCGTCTCCTGCACACCCGTCTGCTCCAAGGCaaccccctgcccagccccctcgtgctgccagcccagcccctgccccccgtCCTGCTGCAGACCCTCCTCCTGCGTGTCCCTCATCTGCCGCCCCGTGTGCAGGCCTGCCTGCTGCGTGCCCGTCTCCTCCTGCTGCCgccctgcctcctgccagccCAGCTGCTGCCGCCCGGCCTCCTGCGTGTCCCTGCTCTGCCGCCCCACGTGCAGACCCTCCTCCTGCGTGTCCCTGCTCTGTCGTCCCACGTGCTCCCGCGTGGCCCGCTGCAGCCCCGCCTCGGCCCAGAAGTCCTGCTGCTGA